One window of Caldisericum exile AZM16c01 genomic DNA carries:
- a CDS encoding molybdenum cofactor guanylyltransferase, translating to MNTKPVILVGGKSRRFGSDKFFLTINGNLIFERTYRILKDVFQKEPVFVGRQAPIKNYEFIEDLIPNLGPIGGLYTAFNYFNTDFVFLTACDMPFINREVLKFMMENLDRNTYACVPKLENGYIEPLFAFYSKKLLPKIERNIEVNNLKLRSLLDENVQYVYSDEIKSIDPELLTFLNINTKNDFDKICKILENEKVTDFAF from the coding sequence ATGAATACTAAACCTGTAATCCTTGTTGGCGGTAAAAGTAGACGTTTTGGAAGCGATAAGTTCTTTCTAACCATAAATGGTAACTTAATTTTCGAAAGAACATATAGAATCCTTAAAGATGTTTTTCAAAAGGAGCCTGTCTTCGTTGGGAGGCAGGCTCCCATAAAAAATTACGAATTTATAGAAGATTTGATTCCTAATTTAGGCCCTATTGGTGGTCTATATACTGCCTTTAATTATTTCAACACCGATTTTGTCTTTCTAACAGCGTGCGATATGCCTTTTATAAATAGAGAAGTCCTGAAATTCATGATGGAAAATTTAGACAGAAATACTTATGCATGTGTCCCTAAACTTGAAAATGGCTATATAGAGCCACTTTTTGCTTTTTATAGTAAGAAACTTCTACCAAAGATTGAAAGAAATATTGAAGTTAACAATTTAAAGTTGAGAAGTCTTTTAGATGAAAATGTTCAATATGTTTACTCAGACGAAATAAAAAGTATTGACCCAGAACTCCTAACATTTCTCAACATAAATACAAAGAATGATTTTGATAAAATCTGTAAAATATTGGAGAATGAAAAAGTTACCGATTTTGCGTTTTGA
- a CDS encoding formate/nitrite transporter family protein, giving the protein MNDVNFFPPKDVAAKMCEAGVGKCKLPLLKMFLLAILAGVYIAFGAQLFLLVGSDSTLGFGFARFLSASVFTVGLMMVVVGGAELFTGNNLVLIAALDKKVAWVELLKNWVVVYIGNFVGSILIAAFLLWGGTWSFNNTLVGANALKVALSKTSLTFAQAFFRGILCNWLVCMAVWMAMASKDVIGKLFAIYFPIMAFVASGFEHSVANMFFIPYGIFLKSNPKVLEAAGKTIADVANLNWGTLFTVNLIPVTLGNLVGGAFFVGFIYWVVYLMNTKK; this is encoded by the coding sequence ATGAACGACGTAAACTTCTTTCCACCGAAAGATGTTGCTGCCAAGATGTGTGAGGCAGGGGTTGGGAAATGCAAACTTCCACTCCTCAAGATGTTTTTACTTGCAATTCTTGCAGGTGTTTACATTGCTTTTGGTGCTCAACTATTTTTATTAGTAGGTTCTGATTCTACTCTCGGTTTTGGTTTTGCAAGGTTTCTTTCTGCTTCTGTCTTTACCGTTGGTCTCATGATGGTTGTGGTGGGTGGTGCGGAACTTTTTACAGGGAATAACCTTGTGCTTATCGCAGCCCTTGACAAAAAGGTTGCTTGGGTAGAACTTCTCAAAAACTGGGTTGTCGTGTACATTGGGAATTTTGTTGGTTCAATTCTCATTGCTGCATTCCTTTTGTGGGGTGGAACTTGGTCTTTCAATAACACTCTTGTTGGAGCAAATGCCTTGAAAGTTGCCTTATCTAAGACTTCACTTACATTTGCGCAAGCATTCTTCAGGGGCATTCTTTGTAACTGGCTTGTTTGCATGGCAGTTTGGATGGCTATGGCGTCAAAGGATGTAATTGGAAAGTTATTTGCAATCTATTTTCCGATTATGGCATTTGTGGCATCTGGTTTTGAACACTCAGTTGCAAACATGTTCTTTATTCCATATGGAATCTTTTTGAAGAGCAATCCCAAAGTCCTTGAAGCAGCAGGGAAAACAATTGCAGATGTTGCAAATCTTAATTGGGGAACACTTTTCACTGTTAACCTCATACCTGTTACTCTTGGAAACCTTGTTGGTGGTGCATTCTTTGTTGGATTTATCTATTGGGTTGTTTATTTAATGAATACTAAGAAATAA